A genomic window from Halobaculum sp. MBLA0147 includes:
- a CDS encoding ABC transporter permease translates to MTREPADEPDERAAHGESDERDSTPRATDGRNSTLRAADGRNSTPRAAEGGNSTPQATDVRDSTPRSAAESVAEFTTVDWDRVDRDGRTVSWRAVSVVCLSATVAVLAVAEALLGVSPPVGASITRDLSAVQWLFAWSLTVVVPVVVAVVPETSERRRAVWQGVRRRRLALGGAVVLVLFGLAGLLGPVLVPPPQFSALDRAQPPVWGSVDAAFVSRCVGPVVDGQCRGSWQYPLGTTDRDGKSVVALLVRGLRTSLVVVLASTAIVVPTGVAAGSVAATVGGRVRTVVRYVAELFQTLPAILVYLLVFWLVVEGRLVLLVVTLGLVGWGSLTRTVDAELRQRREEGYVEAAVAGGLDDWAVLRRHLLPNLTPTVVTTLATQVPLFVVIEASVSFVAIPIDSPGTPLATLGDPSVVSLGQLIYRGLLSSGFPVARWVAGVPALALVAVVFAANVLGDGLAEALSPER, encoded by the coding sequence GTGACGAGAGAGCCAGCGGACGAGCCGGACGAGAGGGCGGCACACGGTGAGAGCGACGAGCGCGACTCGACACCGCGGGCGACGGACGGGCGTAACTCGACACTGCGGGCGGCGGACGGCCGTAACTCGACACCGCGAGCAGCGGAGGGGGGGAACTCGACACCACAGGCGACGGATGTGCGTGACTCGACACCGCGGTCCGCAGCGGAGAGTGTCGCCGAGTTCACCACCGTCGACTGGGACCGGGTCGATCGAGACGGTCGCACCGTCTCGTGGAGAGCGGTCTCCGTGGTGTGTCTCTCGGCGACCGTCGCGGTCCTGGCAGTTGCCGAGGCGCTCCTCGGCGTCTCTCCACCAGTCGGCGCCTCGATCACCCGCGACCTCTCCGCCGTCCAGTGGTTGTTCGCGTGGTCGCTCACGGTCGTCGTCCCCGTCGTCGTCGCGGTCGTCCCGGAGACGAGCGAGCGGCGACGTGCGGTGTGGCAGGGTGTCCGTCGTCGCCGGCTCGCACTGGGCGGCGCCGTGGTGCTGGTGCTGTTCGGTCTCGCCGGACTCCTCGGGCCGGTCCTCGTCCCACCGCCGCAGTTCTCGGCACTCGACCGTGCACAGCCGCCGGTGTGGGGATCGGTCGACGCCGCGTTCGTCTCTCGGTGTGTCGGGCCCGTCGTCGACGGCCAGTGTCGCGGGAGTTGGCAGTACCCACTCGGGACGACGGACCGCGACGGGAAGAGTGTCGTCGCGTTGCTGGTACGTGGGCTCCGCACCTCGCTCGTCGTCGTGCTCGCCTCGACGGCGATCGTCGTCCCGACGGGCGTCGCGGCGGGGTCGGTCGCCGCCACCGTCGGCGGGCGAGTGCGAACCGTGGTGCGGTACGTCGCCGAACTGTTCCAGACGCTCCCGGCCATCCTGGTGTACCTCCTCGTGTTCTGGCTGGTCGTGGAGGGGCGACTCGTCCTGTTGGTCGTCACGCTGGGACTCGTCGGGTGGGGGAGTCTCACGCGCACCGTCGACGCCGAACTCCGACAGCGTCGCGAGGAGGGGTACGTCGAGGCCGCCGTCGCGGGTGGACTCGACGACTGGGCAGTACTCCGGCGGCACCTCCTCCCGAACCTGACACCCACGGTGGTGACGACACTCGCGACGCAGGTGCCGCTGTTCGTCGTGATCGAGGCGTCCGTCTCGTTCGTCGCCATCCCCATCGACTCCCCCGGCACGCCGCTGGCGACACTCGGCGACCCGTCCGTCGTCTCGCTCGGGCAGTTGATCTACCGTGGGTTACTGTCCAGTGGGTTCCCGGTCGCACGCTGGGTCGCCGGAGTGCCGGCGCTCGCGCTCGTCGCCGTCGTCTTCGCCGCGAACGTACTGGGCGACGGGCTCGCGGAGGCACTGAGTCCCGAGCGGTGA
- a CDS encoding ABC transporter permease subunit, whose protein sequence is MRRLSLLARIGRTLSVVPLVYTLAFLAQSFVPNRNLGSFGYAPTFEGVRTSPDPMFARRDVSLLDSYVEWAVRLLTGEWGTVGGPDTRAATALVGDALGFTAVYFLPALLVALLFGTGVQLYAAASDRTLDAWTRPLAVLVVSVPAFLFAYLANTFVPVFLAETTQLTVIGTGYRPSLSPLAPRNLLPAATPFAATLVVLFGIQSRYAGTELAEYADRPFVKIARAKGAGPLRVAVHLLPHAAARLATLLLSEAFGAVLVAGYVIEWATSTPGIFALTIEAVASRRPGLVFPVVLLPVVVVVTVNLLQELYYLLFDPRVDAGDGETSG, encoded by the coding sequence GTGCGTAGACTGTCACTCCTCGCCCGGATCGGCCGGACGCTCTCCGTCGTCCCGCTGGTCTACACGCTCGCGTTCCTCGCGCAGTCGTTCGTCCCGAACCGCAACCTCGGCAGCTTCGGCTACGCCCCGACGTTCGAGGGCGTCCGCACGTCCCCGGACCCGATGTTCGCTCGCCGCGACGTATCTCTCCTGGACAGCTACGTCGAGTGGGCGGTGCGACTCCTCACCGGCGAGTGGGGCACTGTCGGCGGACCGGACACGCGGGCCGCGACGGCGCTCGTGGGCGACGCGCTCGGGTTCACGGCCGTGTACTTCCTCCCGGCACTGCTGGTCGCGCTGCTGTTCGGGACGGGTGTGCAGTTGTACGCGGCCGCCAGCGACCGGACACTCGACGCGTGGACGCGACCGCTGGCGGTCCTCGTCGTCAGCGTGCCGGCGTTCCTGTTCGCGTACCTGGCGAACACGTTCGTCCCGGTCTTCCTCGCGGAGACGACCCAGTTGACGGTGATCGGGACCGGGTACAGGCCCTCTCTGTCGCCACTCGCACCGCGGAACCTCCTCCCCGCGGCGACGCCGTTCGCAGCGACGCTGGTCGTGTTGTTCGGGATCCAGAGTCGGTACGCCGGCACGGAGTTGGCAGAGTACGCAGATCGGCCGTTCGTCAAGATCGCCCGTGCGAAGGGTGCCGGGCCGCTCCGCGTGGCGGTCCACCTCCTCCCACACGCCGCCGCTCGACTGGCGACGCTGCTGTTGTCCGAGGCGTTCGGCGCCGTGCTCGTGGCCGGCTACGTGATCGAGTGGGCGACCTCGACCCCCGGGATCTTCGCGCTGACCATCGAGGCGGTGGCGTCGCGGCGCCCGGGACTCGTGTTCCCGGTGGTGTTGCTCCCGGTGGTGGTCGTCGTCACCGTCAATCTCCTCCAAGAACTGTACTACCTGTTGTTCGACCCGCGTGTCGACGCCGGCGACGGGGAGACGAGCGGATGA
- a CDS encoding phosphotransferase family protein yields the protein MSPFTTDEVRAAAATLRPGATVESVSEIAPGKNAVYHVRFDDRETVLKLGTESPERVRAEPAVIALVADATTVPVPTVVAASDEVLSVPCVLFDRVAGETVDDLSPDLSSATLARVADAAGRHLASLHESTSFDGVGPLVPDDTGPTPGGPDRGWQSLLCRTATAKIDRLPASFDDHRDAIRDGVERVLAAWDGPDGVDSVLAHMDYRPANLVLDTGAEPVVRAVLDWGGAAAAPPAYELAHVETLLTAWPGVDDPPRLRDPLRASYTTVAGVDSFPDVPAVYRLDATLRVGKHLELFADRRSDVSTATLAEDTLDSLRSFGVLE from the coding sequence GTGTCTCCGTTCACGACCGACGAGGTACGCGCCGCCGCGGCGACGCTCCGTCCCGGCGCGACCGTCGAGTCCGTCTCCGAGATCGCTCCGGGGAAGAACGCGGTCTATCACGTGCGGTTCGACGACCGCGAGACGGTGCTGAAACTCGGGACGGAGTCGCCGGAGCGCGTCCGCGCCGAACCCGCCGTGATCGCGCTCGTCGCCGACGCGACGACCGTCCCCGTCCCGACGGTCGTGGCCGCGAGTGACGAGGTGCTCTCGGTCCCGTGTGTTCTGTTCGACCGTGTGGCCGGTGAGACCGTCGACGACCTCTCGCCGGACCTATCGTCGGCGACGTTGGCGCGTGTCGCCGACGCGGCCGGGCGGCACCTCGCGTCGCTCCACGAGTCGACCTCGTTCGACGGGGTCGGGCCGCTGGTACCCGACGACACGGGCCCGACTCCCGGTGGCCCCGACCGTGGGTGGCAGTCGCTGTTGTGCCGGACCGCCACGGCGAAGATCGACCGGCTCCCGGCCTCGTTCGACGATCACCGCGACGCGATCCGAGACGGCGTGGAGCGGGTTCTCGCCGCTTGGGACGGACCGGACGGAGTCGACTCGGTGCTCGCCCACATGGACTACCGCCCGGCGAATCTCGTGTTGGACACGGGTGCGGAGCCGGTGGTCCGGGCGGTGCTCGACTGGGGCGGGGCCGCGGCGGCGCCACCGGCGTACGAACTCGCACACGTCGAGACGCTCCTGACCGCGTGGCCCGGTGTCGACGACCCGCCCCGACTGCGCGACCCGCTCCGGGCGAGCTACACGACCGTCGCCGGCGTGGACTCGTTCCCCGACGTTCCGGCGGTGTACCGACTCGACGCGACGCTCCGCGTCGGGAAACACCTCGAACTCTTCGCCGACAGACGATCCGACGTGTCGACGGCGACGCTGGCCGAGGACACGCTCGACAGTCTCCGCTCGTTCGGTGTGCTCGAGTGA
- a CDS encoding anion permease gives MISLLLVVGVLVAMFVAFNIGGSTTGPAFGPAVGAGAISKPVAAGLMGVFFFLGAWTLGRNVVTKLGSELVVDTGVFTLTTSITVLFFIGVALLVGNVFGVPASTSMTAVGAIAGLGLAGGVLDFAVMGEIVVWWVVSPIVGFWVSLIVGRYVYDRLDELVAMERSEGPLFTVDRSGSVPVPRVHRTTNRRELAGTATVVGIGCLMAFSSGTSNIANAVAPLVGSGNLAMNPAIALGGLAVTVGAFTIARRTLETMGSDITELPLTAAIVVAAVSSTLVVFLSALGIPASFVIIATMSVVGLGWGRATRRVPAPAVVTGDGESDDPLREGTDTDATEVPNPSALFDPLTTARIVLMQNVVPVVATVGAYLTFRYVPIFGF, from the coding sequence GTGATCTCGCTGTTGTTGGTCGTCGGCGTGCTCGTCGCGATGTTCGTCGCGTTCAACATCGGCGGGTCGACCACCGGTCCGGCGTTCGGCCCGGCGGTCGGCGCCGGTGCGATCTCCAAACCCGTCGCGGCGGGGCTGATGGGCGTGTTCTTCTTCCTCGGCGCGTGGACGCTGGGGCGCAACGTCGTGACGAAACTGGGCTCGGAACTGGTCGTCGACACCGGCGTGTTCACCCTGACGACCTCGATCACGGTGTTGTTCTTCATCGGCGTCGCGCTGCTGGTCGGGAACGTCTTCGGCGTCCCGGCGTCGACGTCGATGACCGCCGTCGGCGCTATCGCCGGCCTCGGACTCGCCGGCGGCGTCCTCGATTTCGCCGTCATGGGCGAGATCGTCGTCTGGTGGGTCGTCTCGCCCATCGTCGGCTTCTGGGTCTCGCTGATCGTCGGGCGCTACGTCTACGACCGCCTGGACGAACTGGTGGCGATGGAACGGAGCGAGGGACCGCTGTTCACAGTCGACCGGTCCGGCTCGGTGCCGGTTCCGCGTGTTCACCGGACGACCAACCGCCGGGAGTTGGCCGGCACCGCGACGGTCGTCGGCATCGGCTGTCTGATGGCCTTCTCGTCTGGCACGTCGAACATCGCCAACGCCGTCGCGCCGCTCGTCGGCAGCGGGAACCTGGCGATGAACCCCGCCATCGCACTCGGCGGGCTCGCGGTCACCGTCGGGGCGTTCACGATCGCGCGCCGGACGCTGGAGACGATGGGCAGCGACATCACGGAACTCCCGCTCACCGCGGCGATCGTCGTCGCCGCCGTCTCCTCGACGCTGGTGGTGTTCCTCTCGGCGCTGGGCATCCCGGCGAGTTTCGTCATCATCGCGACGATGTCCGTCGTCGGCCTCGGGTGGGGTCGTGCGACCAGGCGCGTACCCGCGCCGGCGGTCGTGACGGGTGACGGGGAATCCGACGACCCGCTGCGCGAGGGGACCGACACCGACGCGACGGAGGTGCCGAACCCGAGCGCCCTGTTCGACCCGCTGACGACCGCACGGATCGTCCTGATGCAGAACGTAGTGCCCGTCGTCGCGACCGTCGGCGCGTACCTGACGTTCCGGTACGTCCCGATCTTCGGGTTCTGA
- a CDS encoding beta-class carbonic anhydrase yields the protein MSDETEHDHENDHEHDHVHERIDEDVTEREDWARRRRRDIPTGENLLVIACMDERIPVEEVLGLELGDAQIFRNAGGKVTADVIRSAALTTNFFDTDEIVVVNHTDCGMMSAPDEAIREGLEAQTGGLDDADIDPSLPELSLGDADVMDWIKTTDDIDEACAAQVAYLEQSSFVPDDVTITGYVYEVESGELRQPGDRIAEEISERRV from the coding sequence ATGTCCGACGAGACCGAACACGACCACGAGAATGATCACGAACACGACCACGTCCACGAGCGGATCGACGAGGACGTGACGGAGCGAGAAGACTGGGCGCGGCGGCGACGGCGTGACATCCCGACCGGCGAGAACCTCCTCGTGATCGCCTGTATGGACGAACGCATCCCCGTCGAGGAGGTGTTGGGACTGGAGTTGGGTGACGCACAGATCTTCCGGAACGCCGGGGGGAAGGTGACGGCCGACGTGATCCGCTCGGCGGCACTGACGACGAACTTCTTCGACACCGACGAGATCGTCGTCGTCAACCACACGGACTGCGGGATGATGAGCGCCCCCGACGAGGCGATCAGAGAGGGACTCGAGGCCCAGACCGGCGGGCTCGACGACGCCGACATCGACCCGTCTCTGCCTGAGTTGTCGCTGGGTGACGCGGACGTGATGGACTGGATCAAGACGACGGACGACATCGACGAGGCGTGTGCCGCCCAGGTCGCGTACCTCGAACAGTCGTCGTTCGTCCCGGACGACGTGACGATCACGGGGTACGTCTACGAGGTCGAGTCCGGCGAACTCCGCCAGCCTGGCGACCGGATCGCAGAGGAGATCAGCGAACGGCGGGTCTGA
- a CDS encoding SDR family oxidoreductase, with translation MTRTVVVGGTGPTIGESVARRFASEGDRVALWARSESFTEEFAADLQSETPGDVIAQRVDVTEPDAVASAVEELHETFGSVDVYVHNTPVPNWSGPSDDDPEALRTTVETVEYGLGSSSTRCSRTYWTVGRR, from the coding sequence GTGACTCGTACCGTAGTGGTCGGTGGCACTGGCCCGACGATCGGCGAGTCGGTCGCACGACGCTTCGCGTCCGAGGGGGATCGGGTGGCGTTGTGGGCGCGGAGTGAGTCGTTCACAGAGGAGTTCGCAGCGGACCTCCAGTCGGAGACGCCGGGCGACGTGATCGCACAGCGCGTGGACGTGACCGAGCCGGACGCCGTCGCGTCGGCCGTCGAGGAGCTCCACGAAACGTTCGGGAGCGTCGACGTGTACGTCCACAACACGCCGGTGCCGAACTGGAGTGGCCCGTCGGACGACGATCCCGAGGCGTTGCGGACGACTGTCGAGACCGTCGAGTACGGGTTGGGCTCGTCGTCGACACGATGCTCTCGGACTTACTGGACGGTGGGGCGACGGTGA
- a CDS encoding halocyanin domain-containing protein produces the protein MGGGDMSGGGGGMEVPAEIDSFLADANGYDGSIQDATGQDSVTVAVGGDGLAFDPPALRIDAGTTVDWEWMGGTHNVASTNDSSSDFDSGDPTSDTDTTFSQSFDDTGQQFYLCEVHEGGGMLGAIDVV, from the coding sequence ATGGGCGGTGGCGACATGTCCGGTGGTGGCGGTGGGATGGAGGTTCCCGCGGAGATCGACTCGTTCCTCGCGGACGCCAACGGCTACGACGGGTCGATCCAGGACGCGACGGGCCAGGACTCGGTGACAGTCGCCGTCGGTGGCGACGGCCTCGCGTTCGACCCGCCCGCGCTGCGAATCGACGCCGGGACGACCGTCGACTGGGAGTGGATGGGTGGCACACACAACGTCGCCTCGACGAACGACTCCAGTTCCGACTTCGACAGCGGCGACCCGACAAGCGACACCGACACGACGTTCTCGCAGTCGTTCGACGACACCGGCCAACAGTTCTACCTGTGTGAGGTCCATGAGGGCGGCGGGATGCTCGGCGCCATCGACGTGGTCTGA
- a CDS encoding lysostaphin resistance A-like protein translates to MTTRHVSIDGRVTGVVGFLLVLVVYFAVNHWVDTAVPAEPELVRNAVEAVWFLGFAAIGAVFLYRDDASPSDIGLAKRFLLPGAIAFLAVWVGLNVVGVGIATASGNAWGLDVLWPVALGGLVASFGYAFVEEFVVRGYLQNKVRSVLGANGWVSRGTAIVVAGALFGLAHVPRVLVEGGYVSGTSVVGTLLVLTLSGVGFGLVYELTENLYFVGLLHGLGNTWPLLVDGFTWDGTAKTAFFVAIGVTYFGIVGVYRRVTARTSVTPRVRVTPGGATTDRRATDSSR, encoded by the coding sequence ATGACGACGAGACACGTTTCGATCGACGGACGAGTCACTGGGGTAGTCGGGTTCCTCCTCGTGCTGGTAGTGTACTTCGCGGTCAACCACTGGGTCGACACTGCCGTCCCAGCGGAGCCAGAACTGGTTCGGAACGCCGTTGAGGCGGTGTGGTTCCTCGGGTTCGCAGCTATCGGTGCGGTGTTCTTGTACAGAGACGACGCCAGCCCGAGTGATATCGGGCTTGCCAAGCGCTTCCTACTTCCTGGCGCCATCGCGTTCCTCGCCGTCTGGGTCGGACTCAACGTCGTGGGCGTCGGTATCGCGACCGCGAGCGGTAACGCGTGGGGTCTCGACGTACTCTGGCCGGTCGCGCTCGGCGGGCTCGTGGCGTCGTTCGGCTACGCGTTCGTCGAGGAGTTCGTGGTTCGCGGCTACCTCCAGAACAAGGTACGGAGCGTTCTCGGTGCGAACGGGTGGGTGAGCAGAGGGACAGCGATCGTCGTCGCCGGCGCCCTGTTCGGACTCGCTCACGTTCCGCGAGTACTCGTCGAGGGCGGGTACGTGAGCGGGACGTCGGTCGTCGGGACACTCCTCGTGCTCACGCTCTCTGGAGTCGGGTTCGGTCTCGTGTACGAGTTGACGGAGAACCTCTACTTCGTCGGCCTCCTCCACGGACTCGGCAACACCTGGCCGCTGCTCGTCGACGGGTTCACCTGGGACGGCACGGCGAAGACGGCGTTCTTCGTCGCGATCGGTGTCACGTACTTCGGAATCGTCGGCGTCTACAGGCGAGTGACGGCGAGGACGAGCGTGACACCACGGGTCCGGGTAACACCGGGAGGCGCCACCACGGACCGACGAGCGACCGATTCGAGTCGGTGA
- a CDS encoding DUF5518 domain-containing protein, with translation MLPSTARQVWSSATWRYALTAGLASVPLTLALSWRTPSESWNLAGVAFAALVAGYFAKRRGLESTAVGTRTGVIGGLPVLSSVPDLFTYVLGLPQPAWFTAVAGVTLVVFVPLLFGFAALVGALAGRLGGWLATQRGHPRRQIEVGS, from the coding sequence ATGCTGCCCTCCACCGCTCGACAAGTGTGGTCGTCCGCCACGTGGCGGTACGCCCTCACAGCCGGTCTCGCGTCGGTCCCACTCACGCTCGCTCTCAGCTGGCGAACACCCAGTGAGTCGTGGAACCTCGCGGGTGTGGCTTTCGCCGCTCTCGTCGCCGGATATTTCGCGAAACGCCGCGGCCTCGAGAGTACAGCCGTCGGCACCCGTACCGGTGTGATCGGCGGCCTGCCCGTCCTGTCGTCGGTTCCAGATCTCTTCACGTACGTTCTCGGACTGCCTCAGCCCGCCTGGTTCACCGCGGTCGCGGGCGTGACGCTGGTTGTGTTCGTCCCCCTCTTGTTCGGATTCGCCGCGCTCGTCGGTGCGCTCGCGGGACGACTCGGCGGCTGGCTCGCAACACAGAGAGGACACCCCCGACGACAGATCGAGGTCGGATCGTAG